The following proteins come from a genomic window of Methanocalculus alkaliphilus:
- a CDS encoding putative sulfate/molybdate transporter has protein sequence MTTERTPEEQQCTGIRFSLREFAGSVGDFGTIFPIILGVGIAAGVNVSYAFLGVGLWFIIAGLYYRLPIPIEPMKAIGAIAIAEGLTAGEIAASGIIIGIFLLLLGYGKGMERLQRVIPVSVIRGIQVGLALILLRTSSGYIMIDPVFAGFAILIIGIFFIASYLKQIPDLSSLIVIGTGLGVGIYMTGMPPFRMIEVPHLIIPASGDWLFSTIHLVIPQIPLTLGNSILATSLLTLDLFRHEVRPDRLAKTVGLMNLTTVPFGGFPMCHGAGGLAAQYRFGARTGGANIIAGLIIIGFAIAFAPPEVLTLIPYGIFGGLLIFVALEIGKHGMKTDSYPVTIIMAVVALIGGITPAFVIGMILAYIMGSR, from the coding sequence ATGACTACCGAAAGAACTCCGGAGGAGCAGCAATGTACCGGTATTCGGTTCTCCCTTCGGGAGTTTGCCGGGTCGGTCGGTGACTTCGGGACGATCTTTCCGATCATCCTCGGGGTGGGGATTGCAGCCGGGGTCAATGTCAGCTATGCATTCCTTGGGGTGGGCCTCTGGTTCATCATCGCCGGACTCTATTACCGGCTCCCCATCCCGATCGAGCCGATGAAGGCGATCGGTGCCATCGCCATCGCCGAAGGGCTGACGGCGGGGGAGATCGCCGCCTCCGGGATCATTATCGGGATCTTCCTCCTCCTCCTCGGGTATGGAAAGGGGATGGAACGCCTCCAGAGGGTGATCCCGGTGAGTGTTATCCGGGGGATTCAGGTCGGCCTTGCACTCATTCTTCTCAGGACATCGTCTGGCTATATCATGATCGACCCGGTCTTTGCGGGGTTTGCCATCCTGATCATCGGTATCTTCTTCATCGCCTCGTATCTGAAGCAGATTCCGGATCTCTCTTCCCTTATTGTTATCGGAACCGGGCTCGGCGTGGGGATCTATATGACCGGGATGCCCCCGTTTCGGATGATCGAGGTCCCTCATCTTATCATCCCGGCATCCGGCGACTGGCTCTTCTCGACGATTCATCTGGTGATCCCGCAGATCCCCCTGACGCTTGGGAACTCGATCCTCGCCACCTCGCTCCTTACGCTCGATCTCTTCAGGCATGAGGTGAGGCCGGATCGGCTGGCAAAGACAGTCGGATTGATGAACCTGACGACGGTTCCATTCGGCGGGTTTCCGATGTGCCATGGTGCAGGAGGGCTTGCGGCACAGTACCGGTTCGGTGCCCGGACCGGCGGTGCAAACATTATCGCCGGACTCATCATCATCGGTTTTGCCATCGCCTTTGCACCCCCCGAGGTGCTGACCCTTATCCCCTATGGCATCTTCGGCGGTCTCCTCATCTTCGTTGCCCTTGAGATCGGAAAGCATGGCATGAAGACCGACTCCTATCCGGTGACGATCATCATGGCCGTCGTTGCTCTCATCGGCGGCATCACGCCTGCATTTGTGATCGGGATGATCCTGGCATATATCATGGGGAGCAGGTAA